The following proteins are encoded in a genomic region of Hoeflea phototrophica DFL-43:
- a CDS encoding YbcC family protein has protein sequence MFHTQSQIGPARLMEILKSAEGAARAIPPAFPLEATVAVNPFLGQTGEDLATAAARLERVAGVSILQKRSDYAGKIRDGRISDEDLADALSASAYRQKPATIEALKAFAAASDTEHESLPLPTVADLAAKVTGIDWPSVIEKTFGLWAAGQFDRGQALWSPAPGAEAFAAWRAWAMHDLTPEIAGLSGFCAHVAQAPDTTERAILRAADALGLSDAAAETVFHRLYMDLGGWSQHARWLLWQAELAGKSDQTLADMLAIRLTWEEALLAHVPGIADIWQETVAAHAAPVAPSQNQIALAILQDAADRGHQRRLIADLDGASEIKPRPALQAAFCIDVRSEVFRRALESVDARIETIGFAGFFGLPIAHKAHGSDVVEAHLPVLLNPEMETTGYAGAAAEEKVRIAARTMRAWGRFRQAAVSSFAFVEAAGPLYGWKLVRDALGKGGNPTKPDPLPQVVGGMTAEAKADTAAAVLKAMSLTEDHGRIVLLLGHGGQAANNPHDSAYHCGACGGYTGEVSARVLAVLLNDPETRAGLSGRGVNVPEDTLFVAGLHNTTTDAITIYDDGLPQQRAGELRTVRDWLGAAAGIARAERAVKLPGSKPETVAARALNWAEVRPEWGLAGCAAFIAAPRTATAGKDLGGRAFLHSYDWRADDGFGTLELIITAPVVVASWISLQYYGSSVAPEVFGGGNKLIHNVVGGIGVIEGNSGRLRPGLPWQTLHDGEKLMHEPLRLSVMIEAPREAILDVLERHPGVRALFDNGWLHLFALKDGKVDGRYLPGLAWTAEGPADLAA, from the coding sequence ATGTTTCACACACAGTCCCAGATTGGTCCGGCGCGGCTGATGGAAATCCTCAAATCAGCTGAAGGCGCAGCGCGGGCCATTCCACCGGCCTTTCCGCTGGAAGCCACGGTCGCGGTCAATCCGTTCCTTGGCCAGACCGGCGAGGATCTGGCCACCGCTGCGGCGCGGCTTGAGCGCGTCGCCGGTGTCAGCATTCTTCAGAAGCGGTCTGACTATGCTGGCAAAATCCGCGATGGCCGGATCAGCGACGAGGATCTGGCAGACGCGCTCTCCGCCTCTGCCTACCGGCAGAAACCCGCAACCATCGAAGCCTTGAAGGCATTCGCAGCGGCGTCGGATACGGAGCATGAGAGCCTGCCATTGCCGACGGTGGCGGACCTTGCGGCAAAGGTCACCGGCATCGATTGGCCTTCGGTGATTGAAAAGACCTTCGGGCTTTGGGCTGCGGGGCAGTTCGACCGGGGGCAGGCGCTGTGGTCACCGGCTCCCGGGGCGGAGGCCTTTGCAGCCTGGCGGGCTTGGGCGATGCATGATCTGACGCCTGAAATCGCGGGGCTTTCGGGCTTCTGTGCCCATGTCGCCCAGGCCCCCGACACCACCGAGCGGGCCATCCTGCGCGCGGCCGATGCGCTTGGCCTGAGTGACGCGGCAGCAGAAACGGTGTTTCACCGGCTCTACATGGATCTTGGTGGCTGGTCGCAGCATGCACGCTGGTTGCTCTGGCAGGCTGAGCTTGCGGGCAAGAGTGACCAGACACTTGCCGACATGCTGGCTATCCGGCTGACCTGGGAGGAGGCGCTGCTCGCCCATGTTCCCGGCATTGCCGACATATGGCAGGAAACCGTTGCCGCTCATGCTGCCCCCGTTGCCCCATCGCAAAACCAGATTGCCCTTGCCATCCTGCAGGATGCGGCCGATCGCGGCCATCAGCGTCGCCTGATTGCCGATCTCGATGGAGCCTCCGAGATCAAACCCCGGCCGGCTCTTCAGGCGGCGTTCTGCATCGACGTCCGCTCCGAGGTGTTCCGGCGGGCGCTGGAGAGCGTCGACGCCCGCATCGAAACCATCGGTTTCGCCGGGTTCTTCGGTCTGCCGATCGCCCACAAGGCGCATGGATCGGATGTGGTCGAAGCGCATCTTCCGGTGCTCTTGAACCCGGAAATGGAAACAACCGGCTATGCGGGCGCCGCGGCGGAAGAGAAGGTGCGGATTGCGGCGCGGACCATGCGGGCATGGGGCCGGTTCCGGCAGGCCGCCGTCTCGTCCTTTGCCTTTGTCGAGGCTGCCGGTCCGCTCTATGGCTGGAAGCTGGTGCGCGATGCGCTGGGGAAGGGCGGAAATCCAACGAAACCTGACCCGCTTCCGCAGGTCGTGGGCGGGATGACCGCCGAGGCCAAGGCCGATACCGCTGCGGCGGTGCTCAAGGCCATGAGCCTGACCGAAGATCACGGCCGGATCGTGCTTCTGCTCGGCCATGGCGGGCAGGCCGCCAACAATCCGCATGACAGCGCCTATCATTGCGGCGCCTGCGGCGGCTACACCGGTGAAGTGTCGGCACGGGTGCTCGCCGTTCTGCTCAACGATCCCGAAACCCGCGCTGGGCTTTCCGGTCGCGGCGTGAATGTGCCTGAGGACACGCTGTTTGTCGCAGGCCTTCACAACACCACCACCGACGCCATCACCATCTATGATGACGGCCTGCCGCAGCAACGCGCGGGCGAACTCCGGACAGTGCGCGATTGGTTGGGGGCGGCGGCCGGGATCGCGCGGGCCGAGCGGGCGGTGAAGCTGCCCGGTTCAAAGCCCGAAACCGTCGCTGCCCGGGCACTCAACTGGGCCGAAGTGCGGCCTGAATGGGGTCTGGCCGGCTGCGCTGCCTTCATCGCTGCACCGCGCACTGCGACCGCAGGCAAGGATCTCGGCGGGCGAGCCTTCCTGCACAGCTATGACTGGCGCGCGGATGATGGTTTCGGCACGCTTGAGCTGATCATCACTGCGCCGGTGGTGGTGGCGAGCTGGATCAGCCTGCAATATTACGGCTCTTCGGTGGCGCCCGAGGTATTCGGCGGCGGCAACAAGCTCATTCACAATGTGGTCGGCGGCATCGGCGTGATCGAGGGCAACAGCGGGCGGCTCAGGCCGGGGCTGCCCTGGCAGACCTTGCATGACGGTGAAAAGCTGATGCACGAGCCGCTGCGGCTTTCGGTGATGATCGAGGCCCCACGCGAAGCCATTCTCGACGTGCTCGAGCGGCACCCCGGTGTCCGGGCGTTGTTTGACAATGGCTGGCTGCATCTGTTTGCGCTCAAGGACGGCAAGGTCGACGGGCGCTATCTGCCGGGCCTCGCATGGACTGCAGAAGGGCCCGCGGACCTGGCTGCGTGA
- a CDS encoding proton-conducting transporter membrane subunit translates to MVSALSLSFLAPIVLLAAAAFAVANPGRRPGGLPRLSEAAALAALALTGGGMLQFILAGPAQLSLLYGPAVLSLKTDLVSATMALLVGFIAWIVMRYSRSYLDGEAQEGAFHGLMLATLAAVLIFVQSASLWTLLIATVCIGLGLKQLLLFYPERPEAQRAATKFALVWHMGDILLVAAAGLLVTSFGTADIAGLAALAGETGLGTAGHVAIALVVLAAALKTATFPVHGWLTEVMEAPTPVSALLHAGIINSGGVLLITLSGLVQYSPGAMAALVMLGGFTALFGAAVMLTQSAVKTALAWSTVSQMGFMLLQCGLGLWALALLHILAHSLYKAHAFLSSGGAVRAVAGLRRPGPVAVPSLGAVLKSFAVAIVLYVLIAVLFAAVLGPKTAQTLALGAILIFGVAYLVAQGLADMAPWELTKRTVLTSVATAIAYFAFQAVAQHVWGGALPAAPVPGQLEWALIVLAVASFGLVAFAQALFPLWAHHPATSGLRVHLANGLYLNALLDRAIGGFSTARSN, encoded by the coding sequence ATGGTTTCTGCCCTTTCACTGTCCTTTCTTGCGCCGATCGTCCTTTTGGCGGCTGCAGCATTTGCAGTGGCCAATCCGGGCCGTCGTCCTGGCGGTCTGCCCAGATTGTCGGAGGCCGCAGCGCTTGCCGCGCTCGCGCTGACCGGCGGCGGAATGCTGCAGTTCATCCTGGCAGGTCCGGCGCAGCTCTCTCTCCTTTATGGTCCGGCGGTGCTTTCGCTCAAGACCGATCTGGTCAGCGCAACCATGGCGCTGCTGGTCGGCTTCATCGCCTGGATCGTGATGCGCTACAGCCGCAGCTACCTTGATGGCGAAGCGCAGGAAGGGGCCTTTCACGGGCTGATGCTGGCAACGCTCGCCGCCGTGCTGATCTTCGTTCAGTCAGCAAGCCTGTGGACCCTGCTGATTGCGACCGTTTGCATCGGGCTGGGGCTCAAGCAATTGCTGCTGTTCTATCCGGAGCGACCGGAAGCACAGCGGGCGGCGACCAAATTCGCGCTGGTCTGGCACATGGGCGACATCCTGCTGGTCGCGGCCGCCGGGCTTCTGGTGACGAGCTTCGGCACGGCGGATATCGCGGGTCTTGCGGCGCTGGCGGGCGAAACCGGGCTTGGCACCGCCGGGCACGTGGCCATCGCACTGGTGGTGCTCGCGGCTGCGCTGAAGACAGCAACATTCCCGGTTCATGGCTGGCTCACCGAGGTGATGGAAGCGCCCACGCCGGTTTCCGCGCTGCTTCATGCCGGCATCATCAATTCCGGCGGTGTGCTGCTGATCACGCTCTCAGGCCTGGTTCAATACAGCCCCGGTGCGATGGCGGCGCTGGTCATGCTGGGCGGGTTTACCGCACTGTTCGGGGCCGCAGTGATGCTGACCCAAAGTGCGGTCAAGACTGCACTCGCCTGGTCGACGGTTTCGCAGATGGGCTTCATGCTGCTCCAATGCGGGCTGGGGCTGTGGGCGCTGGCGCTGCTGCACATTCTGGCACACTCGCTCTACAAGGCGCACGCCTTTCTGTCCTCGGGCGGCGCGGTGCGGGCGGTAGCTGGCCTGCGGCGGCCCGGGCCGGTCGCGGTGCCGAGCCTTGGCGCGGTGCTCAAATCCTTTGCGGTGGCGATTGTGCTCTATGTTCTGATCGCGGTGTTGTTCGCAGCCGTGCTGGGGCCAAAGACTGCGCAGACCCTGGCGCTTGGCGCGATCCTGATCTTCGGCGTCGCCTATCTGGTGGCGCAGGGGCTGGCCGACATGGCGCCCTGGGAGCTGACCAAGCGCACGGTTCTGACCTCGGTTGCCACAGCGATTGCCTATTTCGCCTTCCAGGCCGTGGCACAGCATGTGTGGGGCGGCGCGCTGCCCGCGGCTCCGGTGCCCGGGCAACTGGAATGGGCGCTGATCGTGCTGGCGGTCGCCTCCTTCGGCCTGGTTGCCTTCGCGCAGGCGCTGTTTCCGCTCTGGGCGCATCATCCCGCCACCTCCGGCTTGCGGGTTCATCTCGCCAATGGCCTTTACCTCAACGCCCTTCTGGACCGCGCAATCGGCGGCTTCAGCACGGCAAGATCCAACTGA
- a CDS encoding pyridoxamine 5'-phosphate oxidase family protein — protein sequence MLTSDEFYTDAQRALQFRHDSVRLADVVVKSIVRDEIEPPHVPFIESRDFFFLSTVSASGEPTVSYKGGAPGLVKVLDSRTLVFPNYDGNSMFKSMGNISESAKVGLLFIDMETPNRVRVQGNATLSTDDPDLASYPGANMLVRVDVTACFLNCARYIHKHKRVAPSPYVPDERGEQPFPSWKRIDLVQDALPARDAGRAEAEGGIITFEGYVEKLMDGSS from the coding sequence ATGCTGACAAGTGACGAATTCTACACAGATGCACAGCGCGCATTGCAGTTCAGGCATGACAGCGTCAGGCTTGCAGATGTCGTGGTCAAGTCGATCGTCCGCGACGAGATCGAGCCGCCGCACGTCCCCTTCATCGAGAGCCGGGATTTCTTCTTTCTTTCCACCGTCAGTGCCAGCGGCGAACCCACGGTCAGCTACAAGGGCGGTGCGCCGGGGCTGGTCAAGGTGCTCGATTCCCGGACGCTTGTCTTTCCCAATTATGACGGCAACAGCATGTTCAAGTCGATGGGCAACATTTCAGAATCCGCCAAGGTGGGGCTCTTGTTCATCGACATGGAAACGCCGAACCGGGTGCGGGTGCAGGGCAATGCCACGCTGTCGACGGACGATCCGGACCTTGCCTCTTATCCCGGTGCCAACATGCTGGTGCGGGTGGATGTGACCGCCTGTTTTCTCAATTGCGCGCGCTACATTCACAAGCACAAGCGGGTGGCGCCGAGCCCCTATGTTCCGGACGAGAGGGGCGAACAGCCGTTCCCGAGCTGGAAACGGATCGATCTGGTGCAGGATGCCTTGCCCGCCAGGGATGCGGGAAGGGCCGAGGCGGAAGGCGGGATCATCACGTTCGAAGGCTATGTCGAGAAACTGATGGACGGCTCATCCTGA
- a CDS encoding carbon-nitrogen hydrolase family protein translates to MSGSFKVAAVQAAPAFLNLDAGIDKAVGLIEQAAAAGAKLIAFPETWLPGYPWWIWLDAPAVTMPYVIPYNRNSVVRGSAEDKRLAKAARDNNIQVVMGLSEKHDGTLYLAQWHYGADGEIISRRRKLKPTHVERTVFGEGDGSDMVVKQTDLGRVGALCCWEHLQPLNKYAMYSQNEQIHIGSWPSFSLYRGGAYALGPELNTSASQMYAAEGQCFVLAACATVSQEMVDMLCDNPMKQQFLTTGGGFARIFGPDGAPMGNVLDEHEEGLVIAEIDLDMISVAKAAGDPCGHYSRPDVFRLMFNQKPSPVVMAFDNEAARDIAEAAEGQLGVVQQAVAE, encoded by the coding sequence ATGTCAGGATCATTCAAGGTGGCCGCTGTGCAGGCCGCTCCGGCCTTTCTCAATCTGGATGCGGGCATCGACAAGGCGGTTGGGCTGATCGAACAGGCCGCGGCTGCGGGCGCGAAGCTGATTGCTTTTCCGGAAACCTGGCTGCCCGGTTATCCGTGGTGGATCTGGCTCGACGCGCCGGCGGTGACCATGCCCTATGTCATCCCTTACAATCGCAACTCGGTCGTGCGCGGCAGCGCTGAGGACAAGCGCCTTGCCAAGGCCGCTCGCGACAACAACATCCAGGTGGTCATGGGCCTGTCCGAGAAGCACGACGGCACGCTCTATCTCGCCCAGTGGCACTACGGCGCCGATGGCGAGATCATCTCGCGGCGGCGCAAGCTCAAGCCGACCCATGTCGAGCGCACGGTGTTCGGCGAAGGCGACGGCTCCGACATGGTGGTCAAGCAGACCGATCTCGGCCGGGTCGGGGCGCTGTGTTGCTGGGAGCATCTGCAGCCGCTCAACAAATACGCCATGTATTCGCAGAACGAGCAGATCCATATCGGCTCCTGGCCGAGCTTCAGCCTCTACCGCGGTGGCGCCTACGCGCTCGGGCCGGAACTCAACACCTCCGCCAGCCAGATGTACGCGGCAGAAGGTCAATGCTTCGTTCTCGCGGCTTGCGCGACGGTGAGCCAGGAGATGGTCGACATGCTCTGCGACAACCCGATGAAGCAGCAGTTCCTGACCACCGGCGGCGGCTTTGCGCGCATCTTCGGTCCTGACGGCGCGCCGATGGGCAATGTGCTCGACGAGCATGAGGAAGGGCTGGTGATCGCCGAGATCGATCTCGACATGATCTCGGTTGCCAAGGCGGCGGGCGATCCATGTGGTCATTATTCGCGCCCCGACGTGTTCAGGCTGATGTTCAACCAGAAACCGAGTCCCGTGGTGATGGCGTTCGACAATGAGGCGGCGCGTGACATCGCCGAGGCCGCCGAGGGCCAGCTCGGCGTGGTTCAGCAGGCCGTTGCCGAGTGA
- a CDS encoding helix-turn-helix domain-containing protein, translating to MEAALIEAGIHLSTASVHQRDRFAYWREAVCDTYVQLECMSDNSTDFTGEIQLNRMPRVSTSIVSGSQQLVRRRRRDIAKATDEWFLLSIQLERHGLIQQCGRIAELGLGDFALYSSIDPYDLSLPDGFRQLVVQIPRHDLLQRLPNADLLTGMTVRGKSEIGGLVRDSVFRLVQAQSAVNPATRHCLEDSIIDLCATGLTTLHGAEAVRTATEHRLIHQADTIIAQRIGDPYLDRAEIAAALSVSVRRLSEVFQAEGTSVASKIRQLRLAGIASDLRNPQFAGWTISAIAMRWGLNNLQHFSRIFRERFGVSPREYRSTNPDGAPKSPMSAGTWE from the coding sequence ATGGAGGCTGCACTGATCGAAGCCGGCATCCACCTGAGCACGGCGAGCGTGCATCAACGCGACAGGTTTGCGTACTGGCGCGAAGCTGTCTGTGACACCTATGTTCAGCTCGAATGCATGTCCGACAACAGCACCGACTTTACCGGAGAGATCCAGCTCAACCGCATGCCGCGCGTATCGACGTCCATTGTCTCTGGCAGCCAGCAATTGGTTCGCCGCCGGCGGCGCGACATCGCAAAGGCGACCGACGAATGGTTCCTGCTCAGCATCCAGCTTGAACGGCACGGCCTTATTCAGCAATGCGGGCGGATCGCCGAACTCGGCCTTGGAGACTTCGCGCTTTACAGCTCCATCGACCCCTATGATCTTTCGCTGCCCGACGGCTTCAGGCAATTGGTGGTGCAGATCCCGCGCCACGACCTGTTGCAACGGCTGCCCAATGCCGACCTTCTCACCGGCATGACCGTTCGCGGGAAATCGGAGATCGGCGGTCTGGTTCGTGACAGCGTGTTTCGCCTGGTTCAGGCCCAGTCGGCAGTCAATCCTGCCACCCGCCATTGCCTTGAAGACAGCATCATCGATCTTTGCGCCACGGGGCTTACGACATTGCATGGCGCAGAGGCGGTTCGAACCGCAACGGAGCACCGACTGATCCACCAGGCCGACACCATCATTGCACAGCGCATTGGCGATCCGTATCTGGATCGGGCCGAGATTGCAGCGGCCCTGTCGGTTTCCGTGCGCCGCCTGAGTGAAGTGTTCCAGGCAGAAGGCACGTCGGTCGCCTCCAAGATCCGGCAATTGCGCCTGGCCGGCATCGCCTCGGATCTGCGCAATCCGCAATTCGCCGGCTGGACCATAAGCGCCATCGCCATGCGCTGGGGCCTGAACAATCTGCAGCATTTCTCACGCATTTTCAGGGAGAGGTTCGGCGTATCTCCGCGGGAGTATCGTTCCACAAATCCGGACGGGGCCCCTAAATCTCCCATGAGTGCAGGCACCTGGGAGTAG
- a CDS encoding LysR family transcriptional regulator, giving the protein MSILNLHHLRLFRAVARDGTLTGAARALNISQSAVSTQIKALEMSLGHELFERSGRNLVLTEAGRIALDHAEEIFRTAEDLSATLKMAGGKRQALRIGALATLSRNFQIAFLDPIIGRDDVEIVLRSGSQENLLRGLEALSLDIVLTNLVPARDAASPYLVQRLAEQPVSLIGSPARQTDGSVEDLLRAHPLILPTPESAVRASFDALVERLGILPRIAAEADDMAMLRLLVRADAGVAVIPPIVVQDELASGRLIELARLDEILEVFSAVTIKRKFPNPLIAEVLAAQAQDPS; this is encoded by the coding sequence ATGTCCATTCTCAACCTGCACCATCTCCGCCTCTTCCGTGCCGTTGCCCGTGACGGAACGCTGACGGGGGCTGCGCGTGCGCTCAACATTTCGCAATCGGCCGTTTCCACACAGATCAAGGCTTTGGAGATGTCGCTCGGCCACGAGCTTTTCGAGCGCAGTGGACGCAATCTGGTGCTGACCGAAGCGGGACGAATTGCGCTTGATCATGCTGAAGAGATATTCCGGACCGCCGAGGACCTTTCGGCCACGTTGAAAATGGCGGGCGGCAAGCGTCAGGCGCTCAGGATCGGTGCGCTGGCAACCCTCTCGCGCAATTTCCAGATCGCCTTTCTCGACCCGATCATCGGCCGAGACGATGTCGAGATCGTGCTGCGCTCGGGCTCGCAGGAGAACCTTTTGCGCGGGCTTGAGGCTCTCTCGCTTGATATCGTGCTGACCAACCTGGTGCCCGCGCGCGATGCTGCCAGCCCCTATCTCGTCCAGCGCCTGGCCGAACAGCCCGTCAGCCTGATCGGCTCGCCCGCGCGCCAGACCGACGGCAGCGTCGAAGACCTGCTTCGCGCCCACCCGCTGATCCTGCCGACACCTGAATCGGCGGTGCGCGCCAGCTTCGATGCTCTGGTCGAACGGCTGGGAATTTTGCCCCGAATTGCGGCGGAAGCAGATGACATGGCGATGTTGCGCCTGCTGGTGCGCGCCGACGCCGGCGTCGCGGTGATCCCGCCGATTGTCGTGCAGGACGAACTCGCATCAGGCAGGCTGATCGAGCTGGCGCGGCTCGACGAGATCCTCGAGGTGTTCTCCGCCGTCACCATCAAGCGCAAGTTCCCCAACCCGCTGATTGCCGAAGTGCTGGCGGCACAGGCGCAAGACCCCTCCTGA
- a CDS encoding TRAP transporter large permease: protein MMGVIGALLLLLVLLSVPVAAALGILGLSANWFYSPMPLHRALGDMVWQNGSDFLLVAIPLFVLLGEILLRAGIATQMYDGMAKWLNRLPGGLMHANIGSSALFAATSGSSVATSATIGTVALPQIEKRAYNERLFLGSIAAGGTLGILIPPSINLILYGLLTDTSVPELYLAGFIPGVVLALVFMVTIALFCLARPAWGGETIHYSWRERVAALPGLLPPMLIFLVVVGSIYAGLATPTEAAALGVVASIGLAAWYGKLSIAMLRDAVEGTMRTTAMIMLIILAAVFLNFVLSTLGITQALVEAITGMGLTPLSTLLLIICFYVILGCFMETLSMLLTTAPLVTPIVVALGYDPVWFGVLLMVLLETALITPPVGLNLYVVQGIRERGSMNDVMVGAMPFVVAMFAMVAILIAFPQLALWLPSLFY, encoded by the coding sequence ATGATGGGTGTCATCGGCGCGCTGCTGCTGCTTCTGGTTCTGTTGTCCGTTCCGGTCGCTGCGGCGTTGGGGATCCTGGGACTGTCGGCAAACTGGTTCTATTCACCCATGCCGCTGCACCGGGCGCTGGGCGACATGGTCTGGCAGAATGGTTCGGACTTTCTGCTCGTTGCCATTCCGCTGTTTGTCCTGCTGGGCGAAATCCTGCTGCGCGCGGGCATTGCCACACAGATGTATGACGGCATGGCGAAATGGCTCAACCGGCTCCCCGGCGGGTTGATGCATGCCAATATCGGTTCCTCGGCGCTGTTTGCGGCGACCTCCGGCTCCAGTGTGGCCACATCGGCGACCATCGGCACCGTTGCACTGCCACAGATCGAAAAGCGCGCCTACAATGAACGGCTGTTCCTGGGCTCGATCGCGGCTGGCGGAACGCTTGGTATTCTCATTCCGCCGTCGATCAACCTGATCCTCTACGGGCTGTTGACCGACACCAGCGTGCCCGAGCTCTATCTGGCGGGTTTCATCCCGGGCGTGGTGCTGGCGCTGGTCTTCATGGTGACGATCGCGCTGTTCTGCCTGGCGCGCCCGGCCTGGGGTGGTGAGACCATTCACTATTCCTGGCGTGAGCGGGTGGCGGCATTGCCGGGTCTGCTGCCGCCGATGCTGATCTTCCTGGTGGTGGTCGGCTCGATCTATGCCGGACTGGCAACCCCCACGGAAGCTGCAGCCCTTGGCGTGGTTGCCTCGATCGGGCTTGCGGCCTGGTACGGCAAATTGTCGATCGCCATGCTGCGCGATGCGGTGGAGGGAACCATGCGGACCACGGCGATGATCATGCTGATCATCCTGGCGGCGGTGTTTCTCAACTTCGTGCTGTCGACGTTGGGGATCACCCAGGCGCTGGTCGAGGCGATCACCGGCATGGGGCTCACACCCTTGTCAACGCTGCTGCTGATCATCTGCTTCTATGTGATCCTCGGATGTTTCATGGAAACGCTGTCGATGCTGCTGACCACAGCGCCGCTGGTGACGCCGATCGTGGTGGCGCTCGGCTATGATCCGGTGTGGTTCGGGGTGCTGCTGATGGTGCTGCTCGAAACCGCCCTGATCACACCGCCGGTGGGTCTCAACCTCTATGTGGTGCAGGGCATCCGCGAGCGGGGGTCGATGAATGACGTCATGGTCGGGGCGATGCCCTTTGTGGTGGCGATGTTTGCCATGGTGGCGATCCTGATCGCGTTTCCGCAGCTGGCGCTCTGGCTCCCGAGCCTGTTCTACTGA
- a CDS encoding TRAP transporter small permease subunit, translating to MIEKLISISHGTARRLAWFGGTLLIAASVLVTIDVICRKLFNISLGGADEFTGYCFAVATSLSLSFALFERVHIRIDALYGFAGPRLRAAADLFGLALLTGFTALVAMMAWDLVADTLEYNSRSITPLKVPLAIPQIPWLIGWLFAVFSGVLLLIGAIARLRRDGSEASSRLIGIKSTRETIEDEAGIRT from the coding sequence ATGATAGAAAAACTCATAAGCATCTCACACGGCACAGCGCGGCGGCTGGCATGGTTTGGCGGCACGCTGCTGATCGCAGCATCGGTTCTGGTGACGATCGATGTCATCTGCCGGAAGCTGTTCAACATCAGCCTGGGCGGCGCGGATGAATTCACCGGCTACTGCTTCGCGGTGGCGACAAGTCTTTCGCTCTCATTTGCGCTGTTCGAGCGGGTTCATATCCGCATCGACGCGCTCTATGGCTTTGCCGGGCCGCGGCTGCGCGCTGCGGCTGATTTGTTCGGGCTGGCGCTGCTGACCGGGTTTACCGCTCTTGTTGCGATGATGGCCTGGGATCTGGTGGCCGATACGCTTGAATACAATTCGCGGTCGATCACGCCGCTCAAGGTGCCGCTGGCAATCCCGCAGATCCCCTGGCTGATCGGCTGGCTGTTCGCCGTCTTCAGCGGTGTTCTGCTGCTGATTGGCGCCATTGCCCGGCTCCGGCGTGACGGGAGCGAGGCCAGCAGCCGTCTGATCGGTATCAAGTCGACCAGGGAAACAATCGAAGATGAAGCGGGGATCCGGACATGA
- a CDS encoding TRAP transporter substrate-binding protein yields the protein MIRTLAAAALAATVFAAPVLAADKPVTIRAVGTWGNLSNYFKHEGPFFNEKLSEASGGSIIGEIKPQTELGLKGFEIMRLVKNGVFDFAFGLPGYVAQETAAFDGADLATLTQDIGTQRKVAEAYFPTLETLFADVYNAKLMMLYPFPSQTLWCKDEVTGIEDLNGKKIRTYSATLGDFVEAVGGTSVTVAFAEVIPALEKGVVDCGITGTMSAYTAKWNQVANYAYTLRVGWGLAFGAINMDKWNAMSPEQQELMSKEIAALNERMWAETATEDEVAIACITGGECAIGEKGSMTLVTPSEADIAALKPIGQQVLDKWAGRCGKDCVDNWNSSVGTVLGLTATVE from the coding sequence ATGATCCGTACTCTTGCAGCCGCAGCGCTTGCCGCAACGGTGTTTGCCGCTCCGGTCCTGGCCGCCGACAAGCCCGTCACCATCCGCGCGGTGGGAACCTGGGGCAATCTGTCGAATTACTTCAAGCATGAAGGCCCGTTCTTCAACGAGAAGCTCTCCGAGGCTTCGGGCGGTTCGATCATCGGTGAGATCAAGCCGCAGACCGAACTGGGTCTCAAGGGTTTTGAGATCATGCGTCTGGTCAAGAATGGCGTGTTCGATTTCGCCTTCGGCCTTCCCGGCTATGTCGCACAGGAAACCGCCGCCTTTGACGGCGCGGATCTTGCCACGCTGACCCAGGACATCGGCACCCAGCGCAAGGTCGCCGAGGCCTATTTCCCAACGCTCGAAACACTGTTTGCCGATGTCTACAATGCCAAGCTGATGATGCTCTACCCGTTCCCAAGTCAGACCTTGTGGTGCAAGGACGAGGTGACCGGGATCGAGGACCTTAATGGCAAGAAGATCCGCACCTATTCCGCAACGCTGGGCGACTTCGTCGAGGCGGTTGGCGGCACCAGCGTGACGGTTGCCTTTGCCGAAGTCATTCCGGCGCTTGAGAAGGGTGTTGTCGATTGCGGCATTACCGGCACCATGTCGGCCTACACTGCCAAATGGAACCAGGTGGCAAATTATGCCTACACCCTGCGCGTCGGCTGGGGCCTCGCCTTCGGTGCGATCAACATGGACAAGTGGAATGCCATGAGCCCGGAGCAGCAGGAACTGATGAGCAAGGAAATCGCTGCGCTCAATGAGCGGATGTGGGCGGAGACCGCCACCGAAGACGAGGTTGCGATTGCCTGCATCACCGGCGGCGAGTGCGCCATCGGCGAAAAGGGCAGCATGACGCTGGTGACTCCGTCCGAGGCCGATATCGCGGCGCTCAAGCCGATTGGTCAGCAGGTTCTCGACAAATGGGCCGGACGTTGCGGCAAGGACTGCGTCGACAACTGGAACAGCTCGGTTGGAACCGTGCTTGGCCTGACCGCGACCGTGGAATAA